A portion of the Bifidobacterium lemurum genome contains these proteins:
- a CDS encoding ABC transporter substrate-binding protein: MKKSMKRVIAAAAVLAMGVPALAACGSSAAIDESKGKVYYLNFKPEAADQWTAIAETYTEQTGVQVTVETAASGTYEQTLKSEMAKDEAPTLFQVNGPVGYARWKDYTEDMSGTAVYEQMEDQSSALMDGDKVVGVPYVLESYGIIYNKDLLQQYFDLGVSSITSVDEIDSFDALKTVADGIQEHKDELGVQGAFASSGFDSSSDWRFKSQLAGVPLYWEFKEDGVTEQPATIKGTYLENFKDIFDLYITDSTTEPTQLSSKTGDDANSEFALGDAVFYQNGTWAWTDLSNAGVEADSVGMLPIYIGADGEENAGLTTGSENYWCINSQASDLDKQATEDFLEWMITSDEGKDALAVQMGFSTPFKTFSDVTTENPLIDEYKAGLEAGKESMSWTYTMIPSEQWKNDLGSALLEYAQGTGTWEAVETAFVDGWASEYAAAE; this comes from the coding sequence ATGAAGAAGTCAATGAAGCGCGTCATCGCCGCCGCGGCTGTGTTGGCGATGGGCGTGCCCGCGCTCGCGGCCTGCGGTTCGTCCGCCGCCATCGACGAATCGAAGGGCAAGGTCTACTACCTGAACTTCAAGCCGGAAGCCGCCGACCAGTGGACGGCCATCGCCGAGACCTACACCGAGCAGACCGGCGTGCAGGTCACCGTCGAAACCGCCGCGTCGGGCACGTATGAGCAGACCCTGAAGTCGGAGATGGCCAAGGACGAGGCTCCGACCCTGTTCCAGGTCAACGGTCCGGTCGGGTACGCGCGCTGGAAGGACTACACGGAGGACATGTCCGGCACCGCCGTCTACGAGCAGATGGAGGACCAGAGCTCCGCGCTGATGGACGGCGACAAGGTGGTCGGCGTGCCCTACGTGCTGGAATCCTACGGCATCATCTACAACAAGGACCTGCTGCAGCAGTACTTCGATCTGGGCGTCTCGTCCATCACCTCGGTCGACGAGATCGACTCCTTCGACGCACTGAAAACCGTGGCCGACGGCATCCAGGAGCATAAGGACGAGCTGGGCGTGCAGGGCGCGTTCGCATCCTCCGGCTTTGATTCGTCCTCCGACTGGCGCTTCAAGAGCCAGCTCGCCGGCGTGCCGCTGTATTGGGAGTTCAAGGAGGACGGCGTGACCGAGCAGCCGGCCACCATCAAGGGCACCTACCTTGAGAACTTCAAGGACATCTTCGACCTGTACATCACCGACTCCACCACCGAGCCCACCCAGCTGAGCTCCAAAACCGGCGACGACGCGAACTCCGAATTCGCGCTCGGCGACGCGGTGTTCTACCAGAACGGCACCTGGGCCTGGACGGATCTGAGCAATGCCGGCGTCGAAGCCGACAGTGTGGGCATGCTGCCGATCTACATCGGCGCGGACGGCGAGGAGAACGCCGGCCTGACCACCGGCTCCGAGAACTACTGGTGCATCAACTCCCAAGCCTCCGATCTCGACAAGCAGGCCACCGAGGACTTCCTCGAGTGGATGATCACCTCGGACGAAGGCAAGGATGCGCTCGCCGTTCAGATGGGCTTCTCCACCCCGTTCAAGACCTTCTCCGACGTGACCACCGAAAATCCGCTCATCGACGAGTACAAGGCCGGGCTTGAGGCCGGCAAGGAATCCATGTCGTGGACCTACACGATGATCCCGTCCGAGCAGTGGAAGAACGACCTCGGCTCCGCGCTGCTCGAGTACGCGCAGGGGACCGGCACGTGGGAGGCGGTGGAAACCGCGTTCGTGGACGGCTGGGCGAGCGAATACGCTGCCGCCGAATGA
- a CDS encoding DMT family transporter, producing the protein MVGAVLTLAGGTLWGVNATVSKILMDHYQADPLWIACIRELFTGALFLACAGVMTPRLLVGALRDHRSYPRFVGTAIVCVLLSQIAYLNSIDWTNAGTATVLQTLNLLFVLAWVCLRGRRLPGRRETVGVALAFVGTVLIATGGDLTTLTLPPMGLAWGLANALATASLSILPASLIARWGNFTTNGIMFLISGILLCPIVRPWATAPAGLDALGVALMVFTVVGGTFGAYWLFLTGVMRIGSMRATMLGTVEPLTATVSAVLFTAAVFTPTDLVGFAMIIVMVFLVR; encoded by the coding sequence ATGGTCGGAGCCGTGCTGACGCTGGCCGGCGGCACGTTGTGGGGCGTCAACGCCACCGTCTCCAAAATCCTTATGGACCACTACCAGGCCGACCCGTTGTGGATCGCCTGCATCCGCGAGCTCTTCACGGGCGCGCTGTTCCTCGCTTGCGCCGGCGTCATGACGCCGCGGCTGCTGGTCGGCGCCCTGCGTGACCACAGGTCGTATCCAAGATTCGTGGGCACGGCCATCGTCTGCGTGCTGCTTTCCCAAATCGCCTATCTCAACTCGATTGATTGGACCAACGCCGGCACCGCCACCGTGCTGCAGACGCTGAATCTGCTGTTCGTGCTGGCATGGGTGTGCCTGCGAGGTCGAAGACTGCCGGGGCGGCGCGAAACCGTGGGCGTGGCGCTCGCCTTCGTCGGCACGGTGCTGATCGCCACGGGCGGCGACCTGACCACGTTGACCTTGCCGCCGATGGGGTTGGCTTGGGGTCTTGCGAACGCGCTCGCGACGGCGTCGCTGTCGATTCTGCCCGCCTCATTGATCGCCCGATGGGGCAATTTCACGACCAACGGCATCATGTTTCTGATCTCCGGCATACTGCTGTGCCCGATCGTGCGCCCGTGGGCCACCGCTCCCGCCGGACTGGACGCGCTGGGTGTGGCGTTGATGGTGTTCACCGTGGTGGGCGGCACGTTCGGCGCGTACTGGCTGTTTCTGACCGGTGTGATGCGCATCGGCTCGATGCGCGCCACCATGCTCGGCACCGTCGAGCCGCTGACTGCGACGGTTTCCGCGGTGCTGTTCACCGCCGCCGTGTTCACGCCCACCGACCTGGTTGGTTTCGCCATGATCATCGTCATGGTCTTCCTGGTGCGCTGA
- a CDS encoding X2-like carbohydrate binding domain-containing protein, whose product MSWKRSLAAAAVAAATSCALLLPSMAVAAPLVGATYEQGGYTATKISHPESGLGETDGIVDLEDDSADRGQSYSWSSVGYGDWMYVGTCYAAMASTLKKMASQMGTTYDVLSAGIDALFNGNLFLDSADAENRSLLLKINTRTGEVKVVVEPTSGTNGYRAAVEFHDKLYFAASANPEPYLLEVDPATDETKIVYTAPSVPQGQAISVGIRGLTVLNDQLISSMIGEDGAYIVASSDPSAGQDSFRTIGTQEDLLDYPAYHYTDSIFGGSIWDMVGFNGKLYITVVTGKNGAKQSFALFCGEPGADGQWTYRLLVGDTDDGARYTYGFGADRSGAANLAVYGDHLYIGGYNDPMVALPDALSFEFESIYKDLSSPVNLWRMDANEKFEMVAGEANEAFPEGPIGTLNGKSLLAGLGTEDDASRNLNQYVWNMREYDGKLYAGTFDIGSLAYPLMQFTNGDVLDMTADEWKSQIRYIKEFLEALKEQQSGDEAAAIAEDGIGVAAEGEPDADSDGDADADESDDLTATAEALAEEGSVDSVIADLESMESLMSAMQGDLDSAQGDESEVSPLSLDDSASTYTLDDRMQFEDWLQSLLDTYQKVHDYLPESLTSVLDQWLNQENVDNFSYFVGTCQYLSQGERGFDLLVSSDGTTFQTITRDGFGDANNHGLRVFAATNTGLNIGTANPYQGSQIWTLSDGSVIEDSVLEQTEYEYDKYAGSDQHKPVDVRIDLKGNTVSEVRYNHAALTKDVDYTITDDGIQLATTFLDGLDTGAAASFQILFNVGARASFTVAVTDTTPGTPGTDVPADADGSQSEAIGSTGSSVVAIVAAIVVLAAAAVVLIVLRRRKK is encoded by the coding sequence ATGTCTTGGAAACGATCGTTAGCGGCGGCGGCCGTCGCCGCGGCCACAAGCTGCGCCCTGCTGCTGCCATCCATGGCGGTGGCGGCGCCTCTGGTCGGTGCGACCTATGAGCAAGGCGGCTATACGGCGACGAAAATCTCCCATCCCGAAAGCGGGCTGGGCGAAACGGACGGCATCGTCGATCTTGAGGACGACAGTGCGGACCGCGGGCAGAGCTATTCGTGGTCGTCGGTCGGCTATGGGGATTGGATGTACGTCGGCACCTGCTACGCCGCCATGGCGAGCACGCTGAAGAAAATGGCCAGCCAGATGGGCACCACGTACGACGTGCTGTCGGCCGGCATCGACGCGTTGTTCAATGGCAACCTATTCCTGGACAGCGCCGATGCCGAGAACCGCAGCCTGCTGCTGAAAATCAACACCAGAACGGGTGAGGTCAAAGTCGTGGTCGAGCCCACCAGTGGGACGAACGGGTATCGCGCCGCCGTCGAATTCCATGACAAACTGTACTTCGCCGCGTCGGCGAATCCCGAGCCGTATCTGCTGGAGGTGGATCCGGCCACCGACGAGACCAAAATCGTCTACACCGCCCCCTCGGTGCCACAGGGACAGGCCATCTCCGTGGGAATCCGCGGCCTGACAGTGCTGAACGACCAGCTGATCTCCAGTATGATCGGCGAGGATGGCGCGTATATCGTCGCCTCGTCCGATCCCTCCGCCGGACAGGACTCCTTCCGGACCATCGGCACGCAGGAGGACCTGCTCGACTACCCCGCCTACCACTACACCGACAGCATCTTCGGCGGATCCATCTGGGATATGGTCGGATTCAACGGCAAGCTGTACATCACCGTGGTGACGGGCAAGAACGGTGCCAAGCAGTCGTTTGCGTTGTTCTGCGGCGAGCCCGGTGCCGACGGCCAGTGGACGTACCGTCTGTTGGTGGGGGACACCGACGATGGCGCGCGATACACGTACGGCTTCGGCGCGGACCGTTCCGGTGCAGCGAACCTGGCCGTGTACGGCGACCACCTGTATATCGGCGGATACAACGATCCGATGGTCGCGCTGCCCGACGCGTTGAGCTTCGAATTCGAATCAATCTACAAAGACTTGTCCAGCCCGGTGAATCTGTGGCGCATGGACGCGAACGAGAAGTTCGAGATGGTCGCGGGCGAGGCGAACGAGGCATTCCCCGAAGGTCCGATTGGCACGTTGAACGGCAAGTCTCTGTTGGCAGGACTGGGCACGGAGGATGACGCCAGCCGCAATCTGAACCAATACGTCTGGAACATGCGGGAATACGATGGCAAGCTGTATGCCGGCACGTTCGACATCGGCAGCCTGGCGTATCCGCTGATGCAGTTCACCAACGGCGATGTGCTGGATATGACGGCCGACGAGTGGAAGAGCCAAATCCGCTACATCAAGGAGTTCCTCGAGGCGCTGAAGGAGCAGCAGTCCGGTGACGAGGCCGCCGCGATCGCCGAGGATGGGATCGGTGTCGCGGCGGAGGGTGAGCCGGACGCCGACTCCGATGGTGATGCCGACGCTGATGAAAGCGACGATCTCACCGCCACCGCGGAGGCGCTTGCCGAGGAGGGCTCCGTCGATTCCGTCATCGCCGATCTGGAATCGATGGAAAGCCTGATGAGCGCCATGCAGGGTGATCTGGATTCGGCGCAGGGCGATGAGAGCGAGGTGAGTCCGCTGTCGCTGGACGACTCCGCCTCGACTTACACGCTTGACGACCGCATGCAGTTCGAAGACTGGCTGCAGTCGCTGCTGGACACCTATCAGAAGGTGCACGACTACCTGCCGGAAAGCCTGACCAGCGTGCTCGACCAGTGGCTGAACCAAGAGAATGTGGACAACTTCTCGTACTTTGTGGGCACCTGCCAATACCTCAGCCAGGGCGAACGCGGCTTTGATCTGCTGGTCAGCTCCGATGGCACGACGTTCCAGACCATCACCCGTGACGGGTTTGGCGATGCCAACAACCACGGCCTGCGCGTGTTCGCGGCGACGAATACCGGTCTGAATATCGGCACGGCGAATCCGTACCAAGGCTCGCAGATCTGGACGCTGAGCGACGGCAGCGTGATCGAGGACTCCGTGCTTGAGCAAACCGAGTACGAATACGACAAGTACGCGGGCTCGGACCAGCATAAGCCGGTCGACGTGCGGATCGATCTGAAGGGCAACACGGTGTCCGAGGTGCGGTACAACCACGCCGCGTTGACCAAGGATGTGGACTATACGATCACGGATGACGGCATCCAGTTGGCCACCACCTTCCTGGACGGGCTGGATACCGGTGCCGCCGCATCGTTCCAGATTCTGTTCAACGTGGGTGCCCGCGCGTCCTTCACCGTCGCTGTGACGGACACCACGCCCGGAACGCCCGGAACGGATGTCCCGGCTGATGCCGATGGCTCGCAGAGCGAGGCGATCGGTTCGACCGGTTCCAGCGTGGTGGCCATTGTCGCCGCGATTGTGGTGCTGGCAGCCGCCGCTGTGGTCCTCATCGTGCTTCGCCGCAGGAAGAAGTGA
- a CDS encoding GntR family transcriptional regulator, with translation MTEQSTSRRRLPSQSVADDLARRIEQGEYRDGDRLDSESALAKEFGVARGTMRNALEILKDRNLVTTKPGVGSFVSFHGHTMEGAGGWAAASARAGSPTVTEVLGMERQVPPEELRREYDIDGDVHRVVRRRLIGDVPVSVEVSYLPSNTLLDLLMERGLLGDSISLTMKAAHMEPESGVQDATVEALPEEYLEQLEAIASDRFLVVRRSSFDAEGNLVEYVVSYLNPDHFSLHVEFGREKTQ, from the coding sequence ATGACAGAGCAGTCCACAAGCAGGCGCAGGCTTCCGTCGCAATCCGTGGCGGACGATCTGGCGCGCAGAATCGAACAAGGCGAGTACCGCGACGGCGACCGTCTGGACTCCGAATCCGCGTTGGCCAAGGAGTTCGGCGTGGCCCGCGGCACGATGCGCAACGCGTTGGAGATACTCAAAGACCGCAATCTGGTCACCACCAAACCCGGGGTCGGCAGCTTCGTCTCCTTCCACGGGCACACCATGGAAGGAGCCGGAGGATGGGCCGCGGCCAGCGCGCGCGCCGGTTCGCCGACCGTCACCGAAGTGCTGGGCATGGAACGCCAAGTCCCGCCGGAGGAGCTGCGCCGCGAGTACGACATCGACGGCGACGTGCACCGCGTCGTCCGCCGTCGACTCATCGGCGATGTTCCGGTCTCCGTGGAGGTGTCGTATCTGCCCTCCAACACGCTGCTCGACCTGCTGATGGAACGCGGCCTGCTGGGCGACTCCATCTCGCTGACGATGAAAGCCGCCCATATGGAACCGGAAAGCGGCGTGCAGGACGCCACGGTGGAGGCGCTTCCGGAGGAATATCTCGAACAGCTTGAGGCCATCGCCTCGGACAGGTTCCTCGTGGTCCGCCGCTCCAGCTTCGACGCGGAGGGCAACCTCGTCGAATATGTGGTGTCATACCTCAACCCCGATCACTTTTCGTTGCATGTGGAATTCGGAAGGGAGAAAACACAATGA
- a CDS encoding ADP-ribosylglycohydrolase family protein yields MNMGNEDSRNRALGALAGLALGDALGMPTQSMGASWIERAYGGITGLRDAIAEQPIAPNMPAGSVTDDTEQALLVARLIIEGEGHIDPNSLSKTLLDWEDDMRARGSLDLLGPSTKLALEQVRAGADISTTGRTGTTNGAAMRVTPVGVAHNAEGPHFTDYVYESCRVTHNTEHGFLSAYLVAAAVSFGIEGRTVREALAEAMDSAERVERRGAWSPKADVLARTRAAVDGCETGDEASFQQSLREVCGTSVEANESVAAAFAMAWRYADEPLRALLTAANIGGDTDTIAAMAGAMLGAGIGGAAFPQDLVGRVCEVSHLDLAPIADGLLEVRRTE; encoded by the coding sequence ATGAACATGGGCAATGAGGACTCGCGCAACCGTGCGCTGGGAGCGTTGGCGGGACTTGCGCTGGGCGACGCGCTGGGCATGCCGACGCAAAGCATGGGCGCATCATGGATCGAGCGTGCCTACGGCGGCATCACCGGCTTGCGTGACGCCATCGCCGAACAGCCGATCGCGCCGAATATGCCCGCCGGCTCGGTGACCGACGATACAGAACAGGCGCTGCTGGTCGCCCGGCTCATCATCGAAGGCGAGGGGCATATCGACCCGAACTCCCTGTCGAAAACCCTGCTGGACTGGGAGGACGACATGCGCGCCCGCGGATCGCTGGACCTGCTCGGTCCCTCGACCAAGCTGGCGCTGGAACAGGTGCGCGCCGGCGCGGACATCTCCACCACGGGCCGCACCGGCACCACCAACGGCGCCGCCATGCGCGTCACCCCGGTGGGCGTCGCGCATAACGCGGAAGGACCCCACTTCACCGACTATGTCTATGAATCCTGCAGGGTCACGCATAATACGGAACACGGATTCCTCAGCGCGTATCTGGTGGCCGCGGCGGTCAGCTTCGGCATCGAAGGCCGCACCGTGCGCGAGGCGCTCGCCGAGGCGATGGATTCGGCCGAGCGTGTGGAGAGGCGTGGCGCGTGGAGTCCCAAAGCCGACGTGCTGGCGCGGACGCGTGCGGCGGTGGACGGTTGCGAAACCGGTGACGAGGCATCGTTCCAACAGTCGTTGCGTGAGGTGTGCGGCACCTCCGTGGAGGCCAACGAATCGGTGGCCGCGGCCTTCGCCATGGCCTGGCGATACGCGGACGAACCTTTGCGGGCGCTGCTGACGGCCGCGAATATCGGCGGCGACACCGACACCATCGCGGCCATGGCCGGGGCCATGCTGGGCGCGGGCATCGGCGGCGCGGCGTTCCCGCAGGATCTGGTCGGGCGCGTCTGCGAGGTATCGCATCTCGATCTTGCCCCGATTGCGGATGGACTATTGGAGGTGCGACGAACCGAATAG
- a CDS encoding purine-cytosine permease family protein, producing the protein MSESQANASSKVLSRVEQRGIEPVPADQRNGSPGQLFWVWFAANISILGIPLGATVIALGLNIWQAILATAIGAFGSFAIVGVVSIAGRRGGAPSLTLSRAVFGVRGNVGPTLVALLSRLGWETVNTMTGASALLSLCVICFGVSGGYKDIPLLTLACVLIFVLLTAVISVAGHSFILTVQKWATWIFGALTLLVAIYLVTTVDWGTLLAGEPGSVSAFIIAVGTIASGTGIGWVNSGADMARYQKTSVKSGSLILTAAAGAGIPLVIVIGVGSILTAGGSGLASAADPVAAVRDALPVWVSVPYLIAAFAGLLMSNNLSVYSAGLTTITLGVRIPRVYAVVLDVVITTTGAMYFMLGSDGFYGPFVTFISLLAVPLTAWAGVFLVDMIVRRRYDADALLDLNSTSRYWYSHGMNIPAMASWLVALVVGFLFVTARVSDEVVWFSGPLADTVIGENGLAWLVSLLLGGALYALLGLRGISAEDKIEAVAEADAETK; encoded by the coding sequence ATGTCTGAATCGCAAGCAAACGCTTCGAGCAAAGTGCTGTCGCGCGTGGAGCAGCGCGGCATCGAGCCGGTGCCGGCCGACCAGCGAAACGGTTCGCCCGGGCAGCTGTTCTGGGTGTGGTTCGCGGCCAACATCTCAATCCTCGGCATTCCGCTGGGCGCGACGGTCATCGCCTTGGGACTGAACATCTGGCAGGCGATCCTGGCCACGGCCATCGGCGCGTTCGGCTCCTTCGCCATCGTCGGTGTGGTGTCCATCGCGGGCCGGCGCGGCGGCGCCCCGTCGCTGACCCTGTCACGCGCGGTGTTCGGCGTCCGCGGCAACGTCGGCCCCACGCTGGTGGCGCTGCTGTCGCGACTCGGCTGGGAGACCGTGAACACCATGACCGGCGCGTCGGCGCTGCTGTCGTTGTGCGTGATCTGCTTCGGCGTGTCCGGCGGATACAAGGACATCCCGCTGCTGACATTGGCCTGCGTGCTGATTTTCGTGCTGCTGACCGCGGTGATCTCCGTCGCCGGCCACTCCTTCATCCTCACGGTGCAGAAGTGGGCCACATGGATTTTCGGCGCGTTGACCCTGCTGGTCGCGATCTATCTGGTGACCACCGTCGACTGGGGCACCCTGCTGGCCGGTGAGCCGGGTTCGGTGAGCGCGTTCATCATCGCCGTGGGCACCATCGCCTCCGGCACCGGCATCGGCTGGGTGAACTCCGGCGCGGATATGGCCCGCTACCAGAAGACCAGCGTCAAAAGCGGTTCGCTGATCCTGACCGCGGCCGCCGGCGCGGGCATCCCGCTGGTGATCGTGATCGGCGTGGGCTCGATCCTCACCGCCGGTGGTTCCGGCCTCGCCTCCGCCGCCGACCCCGTGGCGGCCGTGCGCGACGCGCTTCCGGTGTGGGTGTCGGTACCGTATCTGATCGCCGCCTTCGCGGGTCTGCTGATGTCCAATAATCTGTCGGTGTATTCGGCCGGCCTGACCACCATCACGCTGGGTGTGCGAATCCCGCGCGTGTACGCCGTGGTGCTCGACGTGGTGATCACCACCACCGGCGCCATGTACTTCATGCTGGGATCCGATGGATTCTACGGCCCGTTCGTCACGTTCATCTCCCTGCTGGCGGTGCCGCTGACCGCATGGGCCGGGGTGTTCCTCGTCGACATGATCGTGCGCAGGCGCTATGACGCCGATGCGCTGCTGGATCTGAATTCGACCTCGCGCTACTGGTACTCCCACGGTATGAACATTCCGGCGATGGCCAGCTGGCTGGTCGCCTTGGTGGTCGGATTCCTGTTCGTGACCGCGCGCGTCTCCGATGAGGTCGTGTGGTTCTCCGGCCCGCTGGCCGATACGGTGATCGGCGAGAACGGACTGGCCTGGCTGGTGTCGCTGCTGCTCGGCGGCGCGCTGTACGCGCTGCTCGGCCTGCGCGGCATCAGCGCCGAAGACAAAATCGAAGCCGTCGCTGAAGCCGACGCCGAAACCAAGTGA
- a CDS encoding PfkB family carbohydrate kinase: MREAKIIHCAQVCVDLTLSIDHLPERGGDVFATKNGISAGGGYNVLYAARQMGAPAVYMGAIGTGAMADVARRALGGIGVEVAGVTLPDVDTGYSVALTEPDGERTFISTRGAETMVPEDFYETIELVEGDVVYLCGYSLVHRGNTEAIKRFARKNAGWRAGHVVFDVSPVVDLIAQDSLDAIRPLNPIWSVNEREAEILCRRYAIADAADGSGGSDEAVRCRALAAYLGNPVIVRVGAEGAWYCDGGEVRHVPALRVTAVDTNGAGDAHAGVLCAALLQGMPMGRGLQLANCAAGLSTTVSGPATCPERDVVESAAESMPALDF; this comes from the coding sequence ATGCGTGAAGCGAAAATCATCCATTGCGCGCAGGTGTGCGTGGACCTGACCCTGTCCATCGACCATCTGCCCGAACGCGGCGGCGACGTCTTCGCCACGAAAAACGGCATCAGCGCCGGCGGCGGCTATAACGTGCTGTACGCGGCCCGTCAGATGGGCGCGCCGGCCGTCTATATGGGTGCCATCGGAACCGGTGCCATGGCGGACGTCGCGCGACGGGCGCTTGGCGGCATCGGCGTGGAGGTCGCGGGCGTCACCCTGCCCGACGTGGACACCGGCTACAGTGTGGCGCTGACCGAACCGGACGGCGAACGCACCTTCATCTCCACCCGCGGCGCGGAGACGATGGTCCCCGAGGATTTCTACGAAACCATCGAGCTCGTCGAAGGCGACGTGGTGTACCTGTGCGGCTATTCGCTGGTGCACCGCGGCAACACCGAAGCGATCAAGCGTTTCGCGCGCAAAAACGCGGGGTGGCGCGCGGGGCATGTCGTGTTCGACGTGAGCCCCGTCGTGGACCTGATCGCGCAGGACAGTCTGGACGCGATCCGTCCGCTCAACCCGATCTGGTCGGTGAACGAGCGAGAGGCGGAGATCCTATGCCGGCGGTACGCGATCGCCGACGCCGCGGACGGTTCGGGCGGTTCGGACGAGGCTGTGCGCTGCCGTGCGCTCGCCGCGTATCTGGGCAATCCGGTGATCGTGCGCGTCGGAGCCGAGGGCGCATGGTATTGCGATGGCGGCGAGGTGCGGCATGTTCCCGCGCTGCGGGTGACCGCCGTGGACACCAACGGCGCGGGCGACGCCCATGCCGGCGTGCTCTGCGCGGCGCTGCTGCAGGGGATGCCCATGGGGCGCGGCCTGCAGCTTGCGAACTGCGCCGCCGGCTTGTCCACCACCGTCTCCGGGCCCGCGACGTGCCCTGAGCGCGACGTGGTCGAATCCGCCGCCGAATCGATGCCGGCGTTGGATTTCTGA
- a CDS encoding dioxygenase, with protein sequence MSEHSTSISRTTPHASMFSPSEGVAMERHTTLPSVTRTMPGNATVEGRLTSPVARVPESTTRCGGITVKGHTLKTFAYTTDAAVIRNTNANAILAVYPFTGEPIITQALLTVAQQPLFVGVGGGTTTGNRVIELAMVAEMQGAAGVVINAPAPAATVEAAMSAIDIPVIATVTTDDEVTEEKILAGAAIINVAAGRNTAAVVASIRAHHPETPILASGGASDESIIATIEAGADALTWTPPSAQQLQSQMMARYRGE encoded by the coding sequence ATGAGCGAACACAGCACCTCGATCAGCCGCACGACGCCGCACGCCAGCATGTTCTCCCCCAGCGAGGGCGTCGCCATGGAACGGCATACGACCCTGCCGTCCGTCACACGCACGATGCCCGGCAACGCCACCGTGGAGGGGCGGCTCACCTCGCCCGTGGCCCGCGTGCCCGAATCCACCACGCGCTGCGGCGGCATCACAGTCAAAGGACACACGCTCAAAACCTTCGCCTACACCACCGACGCGGCGGTGATCCGCAACACGAACGCCAACGCGATCCTCGCCGTCTACCCGTTCACCGGCGAACCCATCATCACGCAGGCCCTGCTCACCGTGGCCCAGCAGCCGCTGTTCGTGGGCGTCGGCGGCGGCACAACCACCGGCAACCGCGTGATCGAGCTCGCCATGGTGGCCGAAATGCAAGGCGCGGCCGGCGTGGTGATCAACGCGCCCGCGCCGGCCGCCACCGTGGAGGCCGCGATGAGCGCCATCGACATCCCCGTCATCGCCACGGTCACCACGGACGACGAGGTCACGGAGGAGAAGATCCTCGCCGGAGCGGCCATCATCAACGTGGCTGCCGGGCGCAACACGGCGGCCGTCGTGGCGAGCATCCGCGCGCACCATCCGGAAACGCCGATCCTCGCCTCGGGCGGGGCGAGCGACGAAAGCATCATCGCCACCATCGAGGCCGGCGCGGACGCGCTCACCTGGACGCCGCCCAGCGCCCAGCAGCTGCAATCCCAGATGATGGCGCGCTATCGCGGGGAGTGA
- a CDS encoding MarR family winged helix-turn-helix transcriptional regulator: protein MSEQTKTRITEQLRDLGVIIARSHFQVGRTRRENGATVRPVVRRNDRATQPNGNNISQNLEDAPAANAASGAVADATPMNGANADATTDTPSANGTNGVNGTNGTNGTNAAADPTDTVAQDATSTPPNTPGDGSTLHGQGRVLTMLTLKDQISQRDLTTILGMSRQAVGELLSKLEQKGYITRRPATQDRRVMMVHLTDEGHAAADHLRRRTHISTDLLDCLTDDELDTLSGYLDRIITHAESRFPQDDLIERRRLMRKAMAEFRNASRLPEDDIQEDA from the coding sequence ATGTCGGAGCAAACGAAAACCCGCATCACCGAACAGCTACGCGACCTCGGCGTCATCATCGCCCGATCGCACTTCCAAGTCGGCCGCACCAGACGCGAGAACGGCGCCACGGTACGACCGGTCGTCCGCCGAAACGACCGCGCCACGCAGCCGAACGGAAACAACATCTCCCAAAATCTTGAAGACGCCCCTGCGGCGAACGCCGCCAGCGGCGCGGTCGCAGATGCCACGCCTATGAATGGCGCGAACGCCGACGCGACCACAGACACCCCGTCCGCAAACGGCACAAACGGCGTAAACGGCACAAACGGCACAAACGGCACAAACGCCGCGGCCGATCCCACAGACACCGTCGCCCAAGACGCAACCTCCACACCCCCGAACACCCCCGGTGATGGCTCCACGCTCCATGGGCAGGGGCGCGTGCTCACCATGCTCACACTCAAAGACCAGATCAGCCAACGCGACCTCACCACCATCCTCGGCATGAGCCGTCAGGCCGTCGGCGAACTGCTGTCCAAACTCGAACAGAAGGGCTATATCACCCGTCGCCCCGCCACACAGGACCGGCGCGTGATGATGGTGCACCTGACCGACGAGGGCCATGCCGCAGCCGACCATCTACGCCGCCGCACGCATATCAGCACCGATCTGCTCGATTGCCTGACCGACGACGAACTCGACACGCTCAGCGGCTATCTGGACCGCATCATCACCCATGCCGAAAGCCGCTTCCCCCAAGACGACCTCATCGAACGACGCCGCCTGATGCGCAAAGCCATGGCGGAATTCCGCAACGCCAGCCGCCTGCCCGAGGACGATATTCAGGAGGACGCATGA